From Nitrospira sp., a single genomic window includes:
- a CDS encoding phosphoribosyltransferase has product MLFRDRRHAGILLANHLQAYRGDHHAVVLALPRGGVVVGHELSMALHLPLDVFITRKIAAPESPEYAVGAVSETGAVYLNQEAVRAMQLSQDDLDGLIAAQRREIERRRVLYREGRGLPHLHHRTVILVDDGVATGATLFATLDALSALNPLRVVVAMPVAPPATAERIRALVDECVILSTPEPFAAVGCFFEEFDQVTDDEVIRTLHQANEAFQGKPNARRTRSAMPSTKGV; this is encoded by the coding sequence ATGTTATTTCGCGATCGTCGCCATGCCGGGATTCTATTAGCCAATCATCTGCAGGCCTATCGGGGCGATCATCACGCGGTCGTGCTCGCCTTACCGCGCGGAGGGGTCGTGGTGGGGCATGAGTTGAGCATGGCGCTCCATCTGCCGTTGGACGTCTTCATCACCCGCAAGATCGCGGCGCCCGAATCGCCGGAATATGCGGTGGGGGCCGTGAGCGAAACCGGTGCCGTCTATCTCAACCAGGAAGCCGTGCGGGCCATGCAGCTGTCTCAAGACGATCTCGACGGGCTGATCGCCGCGCAGCGCCGTGAAATTGAGCGGCGCCGAGTCCTTTATCGCGAGGGGCGCGGTTTACCGCACCTCCATCATCGGACGGTGATTCTGGTCGACGACGGAGTCGCAACGGGGGCGACGCTGTTCGCCACGCTGGATGCGCTCTCCGCGCTGAATCCCCTGCGCGTGGTCGTGGCGATGCCGGTCGCGCCGCCCGCGACAGCCGAACGCATTCGCGCTCTCGTCGACGAGTGCGTGATTCTGTCGACCCCGGAACCGTTTGCGGCCGTCGGATGTTTTTTCGAGGAGTTTGACCAAGTGACCGACGACGAAGTGATCCGCACCCTGCACCAGGCCAACGAGGCCTTCCAGGGTAAACCTAATGCCAGACGGACACGTTCCGCCATGCCTTCAACCAAGGGAGTATGA
- a CDS encoding addiction module killer protein, whose protein sequence is MISVRGRVFKSGSSGWRRAMRGDVRPVGESVSETRIDYGPGYRVYFVKHGREVVVLLAGGDKRTQATDIKMALRLAQHL, encoded by the coding sequence GTGATTTCCGTGCGAGGGCGCGTATTCAAATCAGGATCGAGCGGCTGGCGTCGGGCAATGCGGGGGGATGTCCGGCCGGTCGGTGAGAGCGTTTCTGAAACCCGAATTGATTATGGTCCTGGTTATCGTGTGTATTTCGTAAAGCACGGACGTGAAGTGGTGGTGTTGCTGGCTGGTGGCGATAAACGCACACAGGCCACCGATATCAAGATGGCCTTGCGTCTTGCACAACATTTGTAG
- a CDS encoding universal stress protein: protein MKVVAGVDWSDEAFSAVEQLGLLYKPEEVLLVHGVDLGMFQSPLLAGAANLQGYDDFRRAMIDAGHQAVERGRTVLPADIPSVQTKSELHHAAAFILDNASAAKADLIVLGTHDHSRLAELLVGSVSHHVLLHSRIPTLIVKGKAKPVTRVLVAIEGREDAARVQAWLTAHPFRNPVALTILSIVPSLTMVQPEIMAGYQTWSEEHKRQAEQIVAETAQALAGPRYTVTTDVRMGDPVSAVCAAATGHDLLIVGSHGRTGVDRFLLGSVSHGIVHKAGCSVLVVR from the coding sequence ATGAAGGTTGTTGCAGGTGTCGATTGGTCCGATGAAGCGTTTTCCGCCGTTGAGCAACTCGGCCTCTTATACAAACCGGAGGAAGTGCTGTTGGTCCACGGAGTGGACCTGGGAATGTTTCAATCTCCCCTGTTGGCCGGAGCGGCCAATCTTCAGGGGTATGACGATTTTCGTCGAGCAATGATCGATGCCGGGCACCAGGCCGTCGAACGCGGGCGAACGGTGTTGCCCGCCGACATTCCCTCCGTGCAGACCAAGTCCGAGCTGCACCACGCCGCAGCCTTCATACTCGACAACGCCAGCGCGGCGAAGGCCGACCTCATCGTCCTCGGCACGCACGACCACTCGCGCCTCGCGGAGTTGCTCGTCGGCAGTGTGTCGCATCATGTCCTGCTCCACTCACGCATCCCGACGCTCATCGTCAAAGGTAAGGCCAAACCCGTCACGCGCGTGCTCGTGGCCATCGAAGGCCGCGAGGATGCCGCCCGAGTGCAAGCCTGGCTCACGGCACATCCCTTCAGAAATCCCGTAGCCCTGACCATTCTCTCAATCGTGCCATCACTCACCATGGTCCAGCCGGAGATCATGGCGGGGTACCAAACCTGGTCTGAGGAGCACAAGCGCCAGGCCGAACAGATCGTGGCCGAGACGGCTCAGGCCTTGGCTGGTCCGCGCTATACGGTCACTACCGATGTCCGAATGGGCGATCCGGTTTCTGCCGTCTGCGCCGCGGCCACGGGACATGACTTACTCATTGTCGGATCGCACGGCCGCACAGGCGTGGATCGTTTTCTTCTCGGCAGCGTATCGCATGGCATCGTTCACAAAGCTGGATGCTCCGTACTCGTGGTACGGTAA
- the arsD gene encoding arsenite efflux transporter metallochaperone ArsD codes for MTKIEVYDGAMCCSTGVCGVDVDQALVNFAADVEWAKQQGVKIERVNLGQQPLQFANNPRVKSFLERSGEASLPLILVDGEVALAGRYPSRAELTRWARLVAVPTVSQAEGSCCSGDSCC; via the coding sequence ATGACGAAGATTGAGGTGTATGACGGGGCGATGTGCTGCAGTACGGGTGTGTGCGGAGTCGATGTGGATCAGGCGTTGGTAAACTTTGCCGCCGATGTTGAGTGGGCGAAGCAGCAAGGCGTCAAGATCGAACGGGTTAACCTGGGGCAACAACCGTTGCAGTTCGCGAACAATCCTCGAGTCAAAAGCTTTTTAGAGCGCTCGGGGGAGGCGTCGCTCCCGCTGATTCTCGTGGACGGCGAAGTGGCCCTGGCCGGGCGGTATCCCAGCCGGGCTGAGTTGACCCGTTGGGCCCGTTTAGTCGCTGTCCCAACGGTGAGTCAGGCAGAAGGCAGCTGCTGCAGTGGCGACTCATGCTGCTGA
- a CDS encoding hemerythrin domain-containing protein, whose amino-acid sequence MPERTISTMFDEDHERLDALFKSFQTLKRTDFLKAKSAFLEFKAGLQRHVAWEEEVMFPLWEKKSGMTGGGPTIVMRNEHREIWECLESLARKIQAQNPETDREEEILLDLLDRHNMSEEEVLYPEMDHLISPEEREVAFRAMEKIA is encoded by the coding sequence ATGCCCGAACGCACCATCAGCACCATGTTTGACGAAGACCATGAACGTCTGGATGCGCTCTTTAAGTCTTTCCAGACATTGAAGCGGACGGATTTCCTCAAGGCCAAGAGCGCGTTTCTCGAGTTCAAGGCGGGCCTGCAGCGGCATGTGGCATGGGAGGAAGAGGTCATGTTTCCTCTGTGGGAGAAGAAGTCGGGCATGACAGGCGGAGGCCCTACGATTGTCATGCGCAACGAGCACCGGGAAATCTGGGAGTGTCTGGAATCGCTCGCGCGCAAGATCCAGGCGCAGAATCCGGAGACCGACCGAGAGGAAGAGATTCTGCTGGATTTGCTGGATCGGCACAATATGTCGGAAGAGGAGGTGCTCTATCCTGAAATGGATCACCTGATCAGTCCCGAGGAGCGTGAGGTGGCATTTCGTGCGATGGAGAAGATTGCCTGA
- a CDS encoding cytochrome c: MRTFSVICALSIVILGSSWVAGQTPRGNPQAGQGIYEQQCLRCHGPKLDGNGPDGQYLIVRPANLQSQISRAKTDWELLITISNGVLFSPMHGFRGRLTDQQMLDVLSYIRSMAPFDMVS; this comes from the coding sequence ATGAGAACATTTTCCGTGATCTGCGCTCTCAGTATCGTCATCCTCGGATCTTCCTGGGTAGCCGGGCAAACCCCGCGCGGCAACCCCCAAGCGGGCCAAGGGATATACGAACAACAGTGCCTGCGCTGCCATGGCCCTAAACTTGACGGCAACGGGCCCGACGGCCAATATCTCATCGTGAGGCCTGCCAACTTGCAGTCACAGATCTCGCGAGCGAAAACCGATTGGGAGCTGCTCATCACCATTTCCAACGGCGTGCTCTTCAGCCCGATGCACGGGTTTCGAGGCAGGTTAACGGATCAGCAGATGCTGGACGTCTTGTCCTATATCCGGAGCATGGCTCCTTTTGACATGGTCAGTTAG
- a CDS encoding BCAM0308 family protein: MTTSPTAGGHEARRDRFVEENRHDSYKLPGKLAEPTVCPKCSAVFHKGRWSWVAPPVGAQETVCPACHRLQDKRPKGVLMLKGSFASQQSEQVMGVIKNVETKENKEHPLARIMSIENTPDGLVISTTDAHLPRQIGEALKHAYHGELEIHYGEGEDSVRVNWTKS; the protein is encoded by the coding sequence ATGACCACCAGTCCCACTGCCGGAGGCCATGAAGCCCGCCGAGACCGTTTTGTCGAAGAGAACCGACACGACTCGTACAAATTGCCGGGCAAGCTGGCAGAGCCGACGGTGTGCCCCAAATGCAGCGCAGTCTTTCATAAAGGACGATGGAGCTGGGTTGCCCCGCCGGTCGGCGCACAAGAAACAGTCTGTCCCGCCTGCCACCGGTTACAGGACAAGCGCCCGAAGGGCGTGCTTATGCTGAAAGGCAGCTTTGCCTCCCAACAATCGGAACAGGTGATGGGCGTGATCAAGAATGTCGAAACGAAAGAAAACAAAGAACACCCGCTCGCCCGCATCATGAGCATCGAGAACACGCCGGACGGCCTGGTGATCTCGACTACAGATGCGCATTTGCCCAGACAGATCGGCGAGGCGCTGAAACATGCCTATCACGGCGAGCTGGAAATTCACTATGGCGAAGGGGAGGACTCCGTCCGGGTTAACTGGACGAAATCCTAA
- a CDS encoding cytochrome c, with amino-acid sequence MNRWVICAVLAMVVIEAGSNGIAGRATDGGPQGVDQNSSSGNALKRPAGDSGRGEGLYNASCIVCHNSGATGGLGPRLAGNPVLSNEHAFWKVVYEGRHVMPPLKGAITEQQMADIQAWLKTLR; translated from the coding sequence ATGAATAGATGGGTGATTTGCGCCGTCCTTGCTATGGTCGTTATCGAAGCCGGGAGCAACGGGATTGCGGGTCGGGCGACCGACGGGGGGCCGCAAGGCGTTGACCAGAATAGTTCGAGCGGGAATGCGTTAAAGCGTCCTGCGGGGGATAGTGGCAGAGGCGAAGGACTCTACAATGCCAGTTGTATTGTCTGCCATAACTCCGGTGCCACGGGTGGACTCGGTCCTCGGTTAGCGGGCAATCCCGTGTTATCCAATGAGCATGCATTTTGGAAGGTCGTCTATGAAGGGCGGCACGTGATGCCGCCCTTGAAAGGCGCGATCACCGAACAGCAGATGGCCGACATTCAAGCCTGGCTGAAGACGCTGCGGTGA
- a CDS encoding arsenate reductase ArsC: MKRFVLFLCTGNSCRSVLAEATFNALAGPEWRAMSAGSHPTGAVHPRSLALLRREGISTEGLHSKSWTDLPAIPDLVITVCGNAAGETCPAYLGPVLRAHWGVEDPAKATGSEAEIDAKFEQAYRTLRIRIEAFLKLPIGRLTQDREQLTVELDRIGKLS, from the coding sequence ATGAAACGATTCGTCCTGTTCCTCTGTACCGGCAACTCCTGCCGCTCTGTGTTAGCTGAGGCCACGTTCAACGCCCTGGCAGGCCCTGAATGGCGCGCCATGAGTGCGGGGAGCCATCCGACGGGCGCGGTCCATCCTCGATCCCTGGCGCTTTTGCGGCGCGAGGGCATTTCGACCGAGGGCTTGCACAGTAAGTCGTGGACGGACCTTCCGGCCATCCCGGATCTCGTCATCACGGTGTGCGGCAACGCAGCCGGGGAAACCTGTCCGGCCTATCTTGGTCCGGTGTTGCGTGCCCATTGGGGTGTAGAAGATCCGGCAAAAGCGACCGGGAGCGAGGCCGAAATTGATGCCAAGTTCGAGCAGGCTTATCGCACCTTACGGATCCGTATCGAAGCCTTCCTGAAATTGCCGATCGGCCGGCTCACGCAAGATCGTGAGCAGCTCACGGTTGAACTCGACCGCATTGGAAAGCTGTCGTAG
- a CDS encoding putative addiction module antidote protein, whose product MSKTTTTRYAVAEHLRTPEEMAAYLEACLEEAEGDAAFIAKALGDIARAKGMAQVARDAGLSRESLYKVLSGERSPDFDTILKVVKALGLKLYAAAPGGRSRGSSSRSGSRATKRRAA is encoded by the coding sequence ATGAGTAAAACAACGACCACTCGTTACGCTGTTGCCGAGCATCTGCGGACGCCCGAGGAAATGGCGGCGTATTTGGAGGCCTGTCTGGAAGAGGCTGAGGGCGATGCTGCCTTCATCGCCAAGGCGCTGGGAGATATTGCTCGCGCGAAAGGTATGGCGCAAGTTGCGCGAGATGCCGGTCTGTCCCGCGAAAGCCTGTATAAGGTGCTTTCTGGTGAGCGAAGCCCTGACTTCGACACGATTCTTAAGGTGGTGAAAGCGCTGGGGTTGAAGTTGTACGCCGCAGCACCCGGTGGCCGGAGCCGTGGTTCAAGCTCTCGTTCGGGCAGTCGGGCCACCAAACGCCGCGCGGCGTAA
- a CDS encoding c-type cytochrome, which yields MKRISYVGLALMGFVLCDGSLVQAGRQAPAISATEQGNAEAGRAVFNGKGVCYYCHGVDGHIDKRPELAADTAALIARLNPPPADLRNSKALRLKRDKQRARAVREGHPGTGMFPDTTMTVKELADTLAYLAVLRKEGSAGPK from the coding sequence ATGAAGAGAATCTCCTACGTCGGCCTCGCCTTGATGGGATTCGTACTTTGTGACGGCAGCCTTGTTCAGGCTGGTCGGCAAGCGCCTGCTATTTCGGCGACCGAGCAAGGCAATGCCGAGGCAGGGCGAGCGGTGTTCAATGGGAAAGGCGTCTGTTATTACTGTCACGGTGTCGATGGGCACATCGACAAACGACCGGAACTCGCTGCCGACACGGCAGCGTTGATTGCCCGGCTGAACCCTCCGCCTGCCGATCTCCGCAATTCAAAAGCGCTCCGTCTGAAGCGCGACAAGCAGCGCGCACGAGCCGTTCGCGAAGGCCATCCCGGGACAGGCATGTTTCCTGACACGACGATGACGGTTAAGGAACTTGCCGATACCCTGGCGTATCTGGCGGTCCTCAGAAAGGAAGGCTCTGCGGGACCAAAGTGA
- a CDS encoding acetate--CoA ligase family protein, with translation MKPSTEFSRAHSLKPFFHPCTVAVVGASREPAGIGHRILLALLGSQFPGTIFPVNPHATEVAGLKTFPSLTAVPSPVDLAIIAVPPQLVLSVIDECAAAHIPAVVLITAGFAETGGAGRSLELQLQEKILRHGIRLIGPNCFGLMNLDPAVRLNATYTPAIPSAGRVAIASESGGLGLAVVTAARRLNLGLSSFVSVGNHIDVSVIDLLEYWEQDESTQVILLYLETIVDPHRFRRIADRVGRLKPIIALKAGKTSAGQSAAGSHTAALATNDTAVDALFIQCGVIRANTLDDFLALATGLSAQPVPQGRRIGILTNSGGPGVLCADSCATEGLTVPELSNLTQSVFASFLPPTAALRNPVDVIGFATEAQHAQAVEAMLKADEIDALIIVHVSVRAEDNPPVAAGIIRGIREAHRTSGTQKPIYICWMAEGDLDRNFTVNGETIPTYPHPEIPARIINQAITYEAWRRQPIGPVPRYPDAGLDSAKTICATALSDRGPGWLTTQETRALLAAMHLPLAQGAVATTAEEAVTVAREIGYPVAVKLASQTILHKTEIGGVRLNLADEQAVRDAFEAIRTKLAQEGKPDAMEGVLVQPMLSGDIEVMAGMTRDPLFGPLLAFGLGGIHVEILGDVQFRIAPLTDRDATQMVREIKGYRLLQGYRGQPAADVKAVEEVLLRLSHLVEEIPGISQLDLNPIFALPEGQGCRIVDARIRVKKNPGEA, from the coding sequence ATGAAACCTTCGACGGAATTCTCCAGGGCACACTCCCTGAAGCCGTTTTTCCATCCCTGCACAGTCGCCGTCGTCGGCGCATCGCGGGAACCGGCTGGTATCGGACATCGCATCCTGCTCGCGCTCCTGGGCAGTCAATTTCCCGGCACGATCTTCCCGGTCAATCCGCACGCCACCGAGGTGGCAGGGCTCAAAACGTTCCCTTCGCTGACCGCGGTACCAAGCCCCGTCGATCTCGCCATCATTGCTGTTCCACCGCAACTCGTCCTCTCAGTGATCGATGAATGTGCCGCCGCACACATTCCGGCCGTCGTCCTCATCACAGCGGGCTTTGCAGAAACCGGCGGGGCCGGACGTTCACTTGAGCTGCAACTACAGGAAAAGATCCTCCGGCACGGGATACGATTGATCGGGCCGAATTGCTTCGGGTTAATGAACCTGGATCCCGCCGTGCGGTTGAATGCCACCTATACACCCGCGATCCCTTCTGCCGGACGAGTGGCCATCGCATCCGAAAGCGGCGGACTGGGACTGGCGGTCGTGACCGCAGCCCGGCGATTGAATCTCGGCCTCTCCAGCTTCGTCAGTGTCGGCAACCACATCGATGTGTCGGTCATCGACCTGCTCGAATACTGGGAACAGGATGAATCCACCCAGGTGATCCTGCTCTATCTCGAAACCATCGTGGATCCTCACCGGTTCAGACGAATTGCCGATCGAGTAGGCCGGCTAAAACCGATCATCGCGTTAAAGGCAGGCAAGACATCGGCAGGCCAATCCGCAGCCGGATCGCACACCGCGGCGCTCGCCACAAACGACACAGCCGTCGACGCGCTCTTCATTCAATGCGGCGTGATCCGCGCGAACACGCTGGACGACTTTCTGGCCTTGGCGACCGGCCTCTCCGCCCAGCCGGTGCCTCAAGGGCGGCGTATCGGCATCCTGACGAATTCCGGCGGTCCCGGCGTGCTCTGCGCGGACAGTTGCGCAACGGAAGGGCTCACGGTTCCTGAATTGTCCAACCTGACGCAATCCGTCTTCGCCTCCTTTCTCCCCCCCACAGCAGCCCTCAGAAATCCTGTCGATGTGATCGGATTTGCCACAGAAGCGCAGCATGCACAGGCCGTCGAGGCGATGCTCAAGGCGGATGAGATCGACGCCCTCATCATCGTCCACGTCTCGGTCAGGGCCGAAGACAATCCCCCCGTGGCAGCCGGGATCATCCGGGGCATCCGCGAAGCCCACAGGACGAGCGGGACACAGAAGCCGATCTATATCTGCTGGATGGCGGAAGGAGATCTGGACCGGAACTTCACCGTGAACGGAGAAACCATTCCCACGTATCCGCATCCGGAGATTCCTGCTCGTATCATCAACCAGGCGATCACGTACGAGGCCTGGAGACGGCAGCCAATTGGACCGGTGCCACGCTACCCCGATGCCGGCCTGGACAGCGCTAAAACGATTTGCGCAACAGCCTTATCCGACCGCGGGCCGGGATGGCTCACCACGCAAGAAACCCGCGCCCTCCTCGCAGCGATGCACCTCCCGCTGGCGCAAGGCGCCGTCGCCACGACTGCGGAAGAGGCCGTCACGGTCGCGCGTGAGATCGGTTATCCCGTAGCAGTGAAGCTCGCGTCCCAAACGATCCTGCACAAGACCGAGATCGGCGGCGTACGTTTGAACCTCGCCGATGAACAGGCCGTGCGTGACGCGTTCGAGGCGATCAGGACCAAGCTCGCGCAGGAAGGAAAACCGGATGCGATGGAAGGTGTACTGGTGCAGCCGATGCTGTCGGGCGACATAGAAGTGATGGCCGGCATGACGCGCGATCCGCTCTTCGGCCCCCTGCTGGCCTTCGGCCTCGGAGGGATTCATGTCGAGATTCTCGGCGACGTACAGTTCCGCATCGCTCCGCTGACCGATCGCGATGCAACTCAGATGGTGCGCGAGATTAAAGGCTATCGATTACTGCAAGGCTACCGGGGGCAGCCTGCAGCGGATGTGAAGGCGGTCGAAGAGGTGCTGTTGCGTCTCTCTCACCTCGTCGAAGAAATTCCCGGGATCAGTCAACTAGACCTGAATCCGATCTTCGCCCTGCCAGAAGGACAAGGTTGCCGGATTGTGGATGCACGGATTCGCGTTAAAAAGAATCCCGGGGAGGCTTAG
- the arsA gene encoding arsenical pump-driving ATPase, translating into MLFLDHAPAFLFFTGKGGVGKTSLSCATAIRLARQGKQVLLVSTDPASNVGQVFSQTIGNRITPMANVAGLSALEIDPQLAAQQYRERIVGPVRGQLPDSVVKSIEEQLSGACTTEIAAFDEFTALLTDAALIAAYDHIIFDTAPTGHTIRLLQLPGAWSGFIGANPGGASCLGPLSGLDKQRQQYAAAVKALSDPDHTRLILVSRAQKTTLDEVARTHQELAAIGLSRQYLVINGVLPEREARQDALAAAIYRHEQEALVAMPVVLRDLPIDFLPLKAANLVGVEALSSLFSDRDDAIPVAPSTVANFKDLPRLSGLVDEIAKTGHGLVMMMGKGGVGKTTLAAAVAVALAKRGLPVHLTTSDPAAHLTGTLSGTLDNLDVSRIDPHAEIARYREHVLATKGKDLDAQGRAMLEEDLRSPCTEEIAVFQAFSRIIREAGKKFIVMDTAPTGHTLLLLDATGPFHREATRHIDPLLHHTTPMMRLQDPERTKVMIVTLAETTPVLEAAGLQDELRRAGIEPWAWLINNSLSAAPTSSPLLKQRASFELAQIEAVRTRHASRVALVPMQADEPVGIDRLLKLVEPERAQDLAGRTRTVERAAQ; encoded by the coding sequence ATGTTGTTTCTAGATCACGCACCCGCCTTCCTGTTTTTTACCGGCAAGGGTGGCGTAGGGAAAACATCGCTCTCCTGCGCCACCGCGATCCGTCTGGCTCGACAGGGCAAGCAGGTCCTCCTGGTCAGCACCGATCCGGCGTCCAACGTCGGTCAGGTGTTTAGCCAGACCATCGGCAACAGGATCACCCCCATGGCCAATGTCGCGGGGCTTTCCGCTTTGGAAATCGACCCGCAATTGGCGGCGCAGCAGTACCGCGAACGAATCGTCGGCCCGGTACGTGGACAGCTGCCGGACTCCGTGGTGAAGAGCATCGAGGAGCAACTTTCCGGGGCCTGTACCACCGAAATTGCAGCCTTTGACGAATTCACCGCGTTGCTGACCGATGCGGCATTGATTGCCGCCTACGATCACATTATCTTCGACACGGCACCGACCGGCCATACCATCCGCCTGCTGCAACTCCCGGGCGCGTGGAGCGGTTTCATCGGAGCGAACCCGGGGGGCGCCTCCTGTCTCGGCCCACTGTCGGGGCTGGACAAGCAACGCCAGCAGTACGCGGCCGCGGTCAAGGCGTTATCTGATCCCGACCATACTCGTTTGATCCTGGTGTCGCGTGCGCAGAAAACCACGCTGGACGAGGTCGCGCGCACGCACCAGGAACTCGCCGCCATCGGCCTGTCCAGGCAGTATCTCGTCATCAACGGGGTCCTGCCGGAACGCGAAGCGCGACAGGACGCCTTGGCCGCCGCCATCTATCGGCATGAGCAAGAGGCGCTCGTCGCGATGCCTGTGGTGCTGCGAGATCTGCCCATCGATTTTCTGCCGCTCAAGGCCGCTAACCTTGTTGGGGTGGAGGCGCTGAGTAGTCTCTTCTCTGATCGAGACGACGCGATCCCTGTGGCCCCTAGTACAGTCGCCAACTTCAAGGACCTTCCACGGCTGTCGGGGCTGGTTGACGAGATCGCCAAGACCGGCCACGGCCTTGTCATGATGATGGGCAAGGGCGGTGTCGGTAAAACCACGCTTGCCGCTGCGGTGGCGGTGGCACTGGCCAAACGCGGGCTTCCCGTACATTTGACCACGTCCGATCCTGCCGCCCACCTGACCGGCACGCTGTCGGGTACCTTGGACAACCTGGATGTCAGCCGAATCGACCCGCACGCCGAGATCGCTCGCTATCGGGAACATGTCCTCGCCACCAAAGGCAAGGACCTCGATGCCCAGGGCCGTGCCATGCTGGAAGAAGACTTGCGTTCGCCCTGCACGGAAGAAATCGCGGTGTTCCAGGCGTTCTCCCGCATTATCCGCGAGGCCGGCAAGAAATTTATCGTGATGGACACGGCGCCGACCGGGCATACCCTGCTGCTGCTCGATGCTACCGGCCCCTTTCACCGCGAAGCGACCCGCCATATTGACCCGCTGCTGCACCACACCACGCCGATGATGCGGCTACAGGACCCTGAACGGACGAAGGTGATGATTGTAACTTTGGCGGAAACCACCCCGGTGCTGGAGGCCGCAGGGTTACAGGACGAGCTGCGTCGCGCTGGCATCGAGCCCTGGGCGTGGCTCATCAACAACAGCCTGTCAGCAGCGCCAACATCGTCACCGCTGTTGAAGCAGCGGGCTTCGTTCGAGCTGGCCCAGATTGAAGCGGTGCGCACCCGCCACGCCAGCCGCGTCGCCCTCGTGCCGATGCAGGCCGATGAACCTGTTGGTATCGACCGGTTGCTCAAGCTCGTTGAGCCGGAGCGCGCGCAGGACCTTGCCGGCAGGACCCGCACAGTAGAGAGAGCCGCGCAATAG
- a CDS encoding glutaredoxin domain-containing protein has protein sequence MNHRDTRWSGLIRRAAIGCALFLISFCGVSAQSGEPAPDLEVFVRSGCPHCEVAQSFLADIRQTRPGLRIVVYDIAEDSLARRRLSHLGTEQGLGSLGVPAFLIGSELIIGFQSADTTGKEILARLDHPPAHTVAPTAGESIQSRWLGELRVTDLGLPLFTITIGLLDGFNPCAMWVLLFLLSLLVNLQDRRKMALIAGTFVLVSGLVYFAFMAAWLNIFLLIGLSRAVQIGLGCIAFLIGSVNVKDFFALHRGLSLSIPESAKPGLYARTRQILQAEHLASALAGVVVLAGFVNVVELLCTAGFPALYTQILTMQQMPAWKYYAYLGLYNLAYVFDDSLMVIIAVITLSRTKLQERAGRWLKLTSGLVMVGLGAILLLQPKWLP, from the coding sequence GTGAACCATCGGGACACACGCTGGTCCGGACTCATTCGCAGGGCGGCGATCGGTTGCGCACTCTTCCTGATAAGCTTCTGCGGAGTCAGCGCCCAGTCAGGAGAACCCGCGCCCGACCTTGAAGTTTTTGTCCGATCCGGCTGCCCTCACTGCGAAGTCGCACAATCGTTCCTCGCCGACATCCGACAAACACGTCCGGGGCTGCGAATAGTCGTCTACGATATCGCGGAAGACAGCCTTGCCCGCCGCCGGCTTTCACACTTGGGAACCGAACAAGGCCTGGGCAGCCTCGGCGTACCCGCCTTCCTCATCGGCTCGGAACTGATCATTGGCTTTCAATCGGCCGACACAACCGGGAAGGAGATTCTTGCACGACTCGATCACCCCCCCGCACACACGGTCGCGCCAACAGCCGGCGAAAGTATTCAGTCCCGTTGGCTCGGAGAATTACGGGTCACGGACCTGGGCTTACCGCTCTTTACGATCACGATCGGCCTGCTGGATGGATTCAATCCCTGCGCCATGTGGGTCCTGCTGTTTTTGCTGTCACTCCTCGTCAATCTTCAAGACCGGCGGAAGATGGCTCTCATCGCCGGAACCTTTGTCCTCGTCAGCGGCCTGGTCTATTTTGCCTTCATGGCCGCCTGGCTGAACATCTTCCTCCTGATCGGCCTGTCGAGAGCCGTTCAGATCGGTCTCGGCTGCATCGCGTTCCTGATCGGATCCGTCAATGTAAAGGACTTCTTTGCATTGCACCGCGGCCTTTCGTTGAGCATTCCCGAGTCCGCCAAGCCCGGCCTCTATGCGCGCACCAGGCAGATCCTTCAAGCCGAGCATCTCGCCAGCGCGCTGGCGGGAGTCGTCGTCCTGGCAGGATTCGTGAACGTCGTCGAGCTGCTATGCACCGCCGGGTTTCCCGCTCTCTATACCCAGATTCTGACCATGCAGCAGATGCCCGCATGGAAATATTACGCATACCTCGGCCTGTATAATTTGGCTTATGTCTTCGACGACAGCCTCATGGTCATCATCGCAGTCATTACGCTGAGCCGCACGAAGCTACAGGAACGGGCCGGCCGTTGGCTCAAGCTGACCAGCGGCCTGGTGATGGTCGGACTGGGCGCAATCTTGCTTCTTCAACCCAAGTGGCTTCCGTGA